The following DNA comes from Solanum stenotomum isolate F172 chromosome 11, ASM1918654v1, whole genome shotgun sequence.
TGTTACTTAGTACATGACAACTCATATAATAAAACATTGCATGAAAATTCTTCCGGGTCAAAGATGTAGAAATGAGGCCTCTGTTATTCGTCTAGCAGATGAAAAAGAGCAAGACAGTTGCAACACTTCTGGAATTAGTCTGAAGAGAAGCATAAAAGTGATTTTTAACATTTACAATGTGATTTGCAGGTGGGTGCAATTCAGGCTGCACCAAAGAAGATCAGGTTCACGGATTAGATCTTTCTAAGAAAAGCTTGTCAGCAAAATAGTATCTATGGCTACAAGTAGATTACTATGTGTGCGCGGTGTAACTGAGGATCAGCTGAACTGACAGATGAACGGCCGCATTATTTTGCTGCAGAGTTAACTTATGATGTTGTCAAAGGCTTGTTGAGCCATCGATAACATTggatttcttttattttgaaaaattagaagagaaaaaagTGGTTGTGTAACTTGGAGAAGACAAGGAAGAATTTGACAATTTTGTCTATTGATAGTATACCGTGAATCTATCAATTTACTGTAAAGCATTTTGTCATttgatttttgagttgaaaaacAATGTTATATAATCAGCTCATGCATCGGTACACCAGACTCCAGAGCATTCCTTTCTGACATTTGATATTTATAaggttattttcttctatttaaatTGTAAGCTGTAAGCGCGTGTCCAAGTCATTTTCAAACACTATCCTGAGCCAGTttttaaaaacttcaaaatatatccCTCAGTGGCAAGACAAACCAAAAACTATTGGCtgaagaaaacttataattgaTCAGTATTTGGCAAGACAATACTTTGACATTAGCCAAAAACTATTGGCtgaagaaaacttataattgactagtattttaacaaaattttcaTTCAAAATCAAATGGTAACTCTGTATGGATACTATTGTAATACACAAGTGTTGAAATCTACTTTATACAACAAATTTAACCACTACATGAGTATACTATATGTGGAACTAGGTGTCTGAACAAACAACAGAACTAGGGCTACTACTATGAAAGAAATCTAAATCTTTATCGACCGCGGTAAATAAATAACTATAGGACAGAGGGCTATACAAAAATGAGAAAGAATTTAGCAGTTGACTTCCACAATACCAAACTGTTACAAGAATGAGTAAGTGCCGAAGACTATTGCTTGCAACACAAAAGTTAGAATGACACTTAATAGCAGCGTGTAAGGGTCGTTACGTGGTGAACTATTACCGATCTGTCCTGCATTGACATACTCAGTTTTCCCTCTGCTCGTGGTAGCAGAAACATTAACAGCCTGCGAACCtgataattaaatatacattgGACAATGGAACGTGTCTTAGCTTAACTCGACAACTGACTAAAGTTATACTTCAATTTACCGGAGACGAAATAGTTTAAAAAACTGTATGTAGTATGATGTGTTCTTTTAAGTTTGGTCAAAGATCGTATGGAGTTATATGACTTACAATCGTAATTGGCCCATCCAATCCGTTGTCTAGCTAGATCGTAAACAATAATCTTGTCTTTCAGAACAAGGTCTGCACAGAAATATAAACATATGaatcaacaaaaaagaagagaagaagattGTGTCCATCTAGAATGGCACAATCATTAAAAGCAAATGCTTTGTTTGTAAAATGTGAAATATGGAATACAAATTATGAGTCATGAAATGATCAAAACCAGTAGAAGGTAAAAAAGAGATCCTGGAGGTGAAAGCAATAATGGGCATGAATCAGGTAAAACATCTACCAGGTGAACTCGTTAACGTTTATGAACAGATTCTTCTGGTGCTAAAGTTTTTTCTGCGACAGTCCTTTAAAATTACAGGACGTAAACGAATCTAAATTAACCGCTTTATGTCAGCAAGCAGATATCAATGAAAGAGATGGTGTCATGAGAAATTCAAAACGAGGGAGTTAAAAATGAGATCAGATGCAGGGGATTACCTCCTAAAATTGTCAATCCTTGGCCCGGAATTTTCTGAAAGCCCATGCACCAGACAGCAGCACCACCCTACAAAAGCATAAACTGTACTCAGTGCAAAACTATTTTGATGTGATAGATTACTTTTCACAATTAAATTGGGGGCACTAAAAGAATTAAAGAGCTTCTGACCACAGTGTGGTCGGTGAACATATTGGAATAGAATATGTGACAAAGTAATAGGTAGCGACATATAACGAATATCTCTCATTCTTCGAAATGAATAGCTAAACAATAATTTGAAGTAAAGTTTTGAGCAGGTTAACATGCTTAAGATAAACCATCATTAACGAGTTTGAAGAAAATTTGACTTACAATGGAGTTTTGCTGTATAAGGTAGTCCTCACCCCTTAATACCATTGTTGCACCACCGGCAAAGTTCAAACTCACCATGGGAAATATATCACCAACGCtgcacaaaagaaaaaagtactAGTCAAAATTTCAGTACAAACTAAGCTAAACCATCAGAAACATTTTGAGACTGGAAGCTccaaagttcaatttttttagaaaacctGGAGGTGGTTAGATAACACTGGTTTCCCCTGGCAACAAGAGGGCGCACATTCTGTGAAACAGCCTGACTGACCTGCACGAGCAAAAGATTACGAGTTATAAGGAGTATTCATGATGATATAGTTGATACTGCTGAAATGGATTCAAGTGAAGTTTTTCCCAATATTAGTAGATGAACACCGTGAATGATCTAAATCTCAAGTGCAAACAAATCATAAGATCCTTCGAATAATATAACTTACAGCATtaacaaaaatttcataagCTTCTTCAGCAAGATAAGCCAGAGTCGTTCCAGAATCAACTATGGTTCCCCTGTTGCTTGATGTTTCAAATACTTGTGGACTAATGGCCAATGTCTGCCCATTGAGAGCAATAGTCTCAAGATTCAAGTTGTAATGTGGCCtggtgaaagaaaaaaaaaagtgtacaCGTAAGTCGGGGTATTTGTGAAAAAACAGAGGCGGCTGACAAATGGTCGGTCCAATTCATGTTTATATCCAACCACAAGGAATACGTACACAACTCAGGTTGTCCAAATTTACTTTGGGCCAAAGAATGGGAAAATCAAAGCTCTATTAACATAGGTTTATACATTAAACATACCATCTGATCACATTTCATTGGAAGCTTGATCAATTTCAAAAGTCCATATAGTAACAACGATTATAAATTAATCAGGAGCGAGGAGTGCATAGTTCAGCTCCCTGGGAAAAGATATTTGCATGATTATTGGGAAAACAAAGCTCAAATTACTAACAAcgtaaaaatatcaaatatatccCCACCTAAATTGTTAAGCAAATTTTCTACTACCCAGCATCAATTGTTTAAATTTTACATCCCCATTTTGCCTTTAATGATATGTTCTTACAAGAACCAACATAGCTTATCGTAGACTccactagacacaaaaaagtaCTTTTATACTAAGGGACCTTTTAGTAGTTCCGCCAAACAAATTGGGCTGAAgtaaatttttcttaaaaataactTTCAGATCTCAAACTCAATAACTGTGCatataaatcaaagaaaagaaacttcACATAAAGATATCCGGGTAAGAGAACTTATTAGCCAAATGTGCAACTTTCGCTGCTTCTCTTTTTATCATCTTAGATGAGATTTGATTAAAGGACTACCAAGAATACCTTTACTATGCCAATATTTGGCGCAGATCAGATAGCTTTGCAAGAAATTTTCGGCAAAGAAAAACTGGAAGCAGTCACGAACACCAAGAAAGAAATGAAGTTACGCAAGCTCGCCATAGAAAGAGATAACATACTGTGATGGGACAAGTGGAGTGTAAACTAAATTTGGCTCCACAATCTGACCTAGCACCAAGATACCACCTCCGCCATTACTTCCTTTCAAGCAATGGGAAAACACATTTGGGGTCACTCCTTGGGAGGAAAGTTGTGCGATAACCGACAAGCCCTGCTGCCCAAATCCAAAGATCCCATCAATTGCTCTGTCAGGTTTAGTTAGGTCACCTGTCTGTGATGTGCTACATCTGTGTCATAAAATCCCAACAACAATAAGGTTAAATACTGACACGTAGCGGAAGTAACATATGCTATCTCAAATAATTAAGATGAATTATAGCTCACCCGAAAACAACAGGAGCAGACGAGTTTGTCATCAAAGAATTCCCCACGATTGTATCAAAATGCATTAAATCTGCTACGTAATAACCTGATGTCCCACTGCCATCACCATATTGGAATGTATAACCGCACTGATTTCGAGTAGAACACCCAGAGTCAGAAGATTGTTCTCCAAGAGCACATCTTTGGTCTGAACATGAGATCGGTCGAGCTGTTGATGAGCTTGATGGATCAAAGAATTCTAACTGAATCTGCtatgaaaatcaaaatttaatcaaGCGCTATTCTTACAACTGTATGCTCAAAACCAAAATTCCCACACTCAAAATTTGCAGGAATAATAATATCCAAACCTGAAGTCCACTAGATGTTGGGCAACCATTACAAGACGCACAACTAACCCACAACACATCACTTCCAGTATCAATCTGCACATAGAATTCCTTTGGAGGGGAACCCAACTGAACTCTTGTAAAGTAAAGCCTGAAACAAAATCATAATCTCAACTAACATTCACTTTGATGGATACATAACTtgtaaattaaacaaaaaactGCTACAAAAAATGATTAATGCCACTACATCAGTAAATTAACAAAAAACCAAGAAAGACAACgtaaacaagaattcaaaagCCACAAATCCACCTAAGAGCATACTCAATCCACTGAGAAAAAGGGATTGAAGTGCAAGTATTAATACAGTACTATACAACTAACAAACCCAAGAAATAATCAACGAAACAACCTTTACCAATTACCATTACCACCAGTTCAAGACTCTTCTTGTTTTCCttcaattcttaaaaaataaataaaagcgAAATACCAAATTTTCAACATCACTTCTGACAAAGAAAGTACCCAATACTAATGAAATcatcaacaaaaaaaacaactaGTTTATTAGCTAAATTTCATGAAACAGATCGTCAAGAATAGTTCTTGAAGCTAAAATCATTATATCATCAATAATATGCAAATAAATAGCAAAAATACAGTTCAAGACActtcttttttccttaaaattctTTAATAAAAGGACAAAAAAGAAAACTGCTCAATTTCCAATATAAACCTCTGACAAAGAAAGTACTATTCACTATCAGCCAAATCATCAACAAAtcaattactccctccatttcaaatggTTTGTCTAACTTTCCTTCtctttagtctgtttaaaaaacaACATCTCTTTCTCTTTTCGGCCACTCTCTAATTCTAACTTTCCATAGGACACatttaaaaccacaaaattaaagaacattttggtacattctaaaTATCTTTATATCACCAcgacaagattcaaaagtcttctttgttttcttaaactccatacTACGGAATACTTCATTAGCTAAATTCATGAAACAGATAGTCAAGAACAGTTATTGAAGCTAAAATCATAATATCATCAATAATATGCAAACAAATAGCAAAAATACACAacttttttccttcaattctcAAAAAAGAGAAACTACCCAATTTCCAACACAAACTTCTAACAAAGAAGTATTCACTATTAACCAAATCACCAAACAAAGCAACtgtaaatttcataaaaatctcATCAAGAACAGTTCTTGCAGCTAAAAAATTACGTTATTATCAACAATATGCAAATAAATAAACCCAAAATagagttaaaaatttaaatacccAACAAGAAATGGATCATAAGTGCCTTGAACTGGAAAATCAACAACCCCATTAGAAAATTGCTGCAAGATTCGTCCATGTCTAACTCGGTCACGCGCTTTGAGTTGACTCAATTCAA
Coding sequences within:
- the LOC125844244 gene encoding aspartic proteinase 36 isoform X1, giving the protein MLSPVVFLVFLCVISPAAAVVGDGGMTMTLQLERAFPTSHGVELSQLKARDRVRHGRILQQFSNGVVDFPVQGTYDPFLVGLYFTRVQLGSPPKEFYVQIDTGSDVLWVSCASCNGCPTSSGLQQIQLEFFDPSSSSTARPISCSDQRCALGEQSSDSGCSTRNQCGYTFQYGDGSGTSGYYVADLMHFDTIVGNSLMTNSSAPVVFGCSTSQTGDLTKPDRAIDGIFGFGQQGLSVIAQLSSQGVTPNVFSHCLKGSNGGGGILVLGQIVEPNLVYTPLVPSQPHYNLNLETIALNGQTLAISPQVFETSSNRGTIVDSGTTLAYLAEEAYEIFVNAVSQAVSQNVRPLVARGNQCYLTTSSVGDIFPMVSLNFAGGATMVLRGEDYLIQQNSIGGAAVWCMGFQKIPGQGLTILGDLVLKDKIIVYDLARQRIGWANYDCSQAVNVSATTSRGKTEYVNAGQIGNSSPRNDPYTLLLSVILTFVLQAIVFGTYSFL
- the LOC125844244 gene encoding aspartic proteinase 36 isoform X2 — protein: MLSPVVFLVFLCVISPAAAVVGDGGMTMTLQLERAFPTSHGVELSQLKARDRVRHGRILQQFSNGVVDFPVQGTYDPFLVGLYFTRVQLGSPPKEFYVQIDTGSDVLWVSCASCNGCPTSSGLQIQLEFFDPSSSSTARPISCSDQRCALGEQSSDSGCSTRNQCGYTFQYGDGSGTSGYYVADLMHFDTIVGNSLMTNSSAPVVFGCSTSQTGDLTKPDRAIDGIFGFGQQGLSVIAQLSSQGVTPNVFSHCLKGSNGGGGILVLGQIVEPNLVYTPLVPSQPHYNLNLETIALNGQTLAISPQVFETSSNRGTIVDSGTTLAYLAEEAYEIFVNAVSQAVSQNVRPLVARGNQCYLTTSSVGDIFPMVSLNFAGGATMVLRGEDYLIQQNSIGGAAVWCMGFQKIPGQGLTILGDLVLKDKIIVYDLARQRIGWANYDCSQAVNVSATTSRGKTEYVNAGQIGNSSPRNDPYTLLLSVILTFVLQAIVFGTYSFL